CCCCTTCTCCTTGTGCTTCCCGGGACTTACGGGCTCCACAAGGGAAACGCCAGGGGCGCCGCACCGGCCGCTTGGCCGGTCCGGCGCCCCTGGCGTGCCGGGGAGTGGTCCCCGGTCTCAGCTTCCGTTGCCCTCCGGGCCGTCCTCCGGCCGTGGGGAGTCGGCGGAGTCCGCGCCGCCCGACGAGTCCGGGGTCTCGGTGGTGCCGTTGCCCTTGGCCGTGTCCTTCGGGCCCGTCGCCGAGTCCTCGCCGGCCTTCGGCTCGCGGGGCTCCTTGGACACCGGGCGGGGCGGACGGGTGCGGCCGCTGGTGGTGTCGCGGAGGTAGGAGCTGTCGCGGCCGTCGGCGAGCCCGCCTTCCGTCGCCACACCGGGACCGGACTGCGGGTCGCGGCGGCGCAGATAGCGCTCGAACTCGCGGGCGATGGCCTCTCCGGACGCCTCCGGCAGGTCCGCGGTGTCCCGCGCCTCCTCCAGCGACTGGACGTACTCGGCGACCTCGCTGTCCTCGGCCGCCAGTTGGTCCACGCCCAGCTGCCAGGCGCGGGCGTCCTCGGTCAGCTCGCCCAGCGGGATACGGACGTCGAGGAGGTCCTCCAGGCGGTTGAGCAGGGCGAGGCTGGCCTTCGGGTTGGGCGGCTGGGAGACATAGTGCGGCACCGCGGCCCACAGGCTCACCGCGGGGACACCGGCATGGGTGCACGCCTCCTGGAGGATGCCGACGATGCCCGTGGGGCCCTCGTAGCGGGACTCCTCCAGATCGAGCCGGGAGGCCAGATCCGCGTCGGAGGTGACGCCGCTGACCGGCACCGGGCGGGTGTGCGGGGTGTCGCCGAGCAGCGAGCCCAGCACCACCAGCATCTCCACACCCAACTCATGGGCGAAACCGAGGATTTCGTTGCAGAACGAACGCCAGCGCATGCTGGGCTCGATACCGCGGACCAGGACGAGGTCGCGCTTGCGGCCCTTGCCGTTCGTATCGCCGACGCGGACGACGGAGAGGCGGGTCGTCGGCCAGGTGATCTTGCGTACCCCGCCGTCCAGGAAGACGGTGGGACGGTTCACCTGGAAGTCGTAGTAGTCCTCCGCGTCCAGCGCGGCGAAGACCTCGCCCTTCCATTCCCGGTCGAGATGTGCGACCGCGGCGGAGGCGGCGTCGCCGGCGTCGTTCCAGCCTTCGAACGCGGCCACCATGACCGGGTCGATCAGCTCGGGTACCCCCTCGAGCTCGATCACCCAGCGCCTCCTTCCGACCGGTGCGGCCGCCTGGGGCGGCCGCCGGCAGCAGTTCCATTACGTGCGATCCCAAGACTACGGCTTCTGCGGTGCCGGTCCGTAGCCCCTTTGCAGGGAGGGGTAGCGATTCATCCGACCTGTTCCGAGGCTCATTGGCTCAACTTCCGTACGGGGTCTGGACGCGGTCTTACACGCGGGTCTATACATCGGATGTCCGGGAAAGGTCCGATGTTCTTCCGCAACATCCCAGGGGGCATGCGCATGGCCGTGACCGACACCGTGACCGAGCTCGAGGTCCACGACGTCCGCTTCCCCACCTCGGAGCAGCTCGACGGCTCGGACGCCATGAACCCGGACCCCGACTACTCCGCCGCCTATGTCGTGCTGCGCACCGGCAGCGGACCGCAGGGGCACGGCTTCTGCTTCACCATCGGGCGCGGCAACGAGGTCATGGCCGCCGCGATCCGGTCCCTCGCGCCCTACGTCGTCGGCCGCGCCGCCCCCGTCACCGCCGCCGGTCTCGCCGCCCTGCACCACGACCTCACCCACGACTCCCAGCTGCGCTGGCTCGGCCCCGAAAAAGGGGTGATGCAGATGGCGGCCGGGGCACTGGTCAACGCCGCCTGGGACCTGGCCGCGGGCCGGGCGGGGCTGCCCGTGTGGGAGTTCCTCGCCGCGCTGACGCCCGAGGAACTGGTCTCGCTCGTCGACTTCCGCTATCTGTCCGACGCCCTGACCCCCGAGGAGGCGCTGGCCCTCCTGCGCGCCGCCGAACCCGGCCGCGCCGAACGCGCCGCCCGCCTCAAGGCCGAGGGCTACCCCGCGTACACCACCTCGCCCGGCTGGCTCGGCTACGACGACACCAAGCTGGTGCGGCTGGCGAAGCAGGCGGTGGCCGACGGCTTCGGCCAGATCAAGCTCAAGGTGGGCGCCGACCTCGACGACGACAAGCGGCGGCTGCGGCTGGCCAGGGACGCGGTCGGCCCCGGCGTGCGGATCGCCGTCGATGCCAACCAGCGCTGGGACGTGGCCGAGGCGGTCCGCTGGATGACCGCGCTGGCGCCCTGGACCCCGCACTGGATCGAGGAGCCGACCAGCCCGGACGACGTCCTGGGGCACGCCGCGGTGCGCTCCGGACAGCCCGTCAAGGTCGCCACCGGAGAGCATGTCGCCAACCGGGTGGTCTTCAAGCAGCTGTTGCAGGCCGGCGCCGTGGACTTCGTACAGATCGACGCGGCGCGGGTCGCCGGGGTCAACGAGAACCTCGCGATCCTGCTGCTGGCCGCGAAGTACGGGGTACCGGTGTGCCCGCACGCCGGCGGGGTGGGGCTGTGCGAGCTGGTGCAGCATCTGGCGATGTTCGACTACGTGGCGGTGTCCGGGAGTTGGGAGGACCGGGTCATCGAGTACGTCGACCATTTGCACGACCACTTCAGCGACCCCGTCGTCATCGACCGCGGCCGCTACCGCGCCCCGACCGCGCCCGGCTTCTCGGCCCGGATGAAACCCGGTTCGGTCGCCGCCCACCGCTTTCCCGACGGGCCCGTGTGGCGCGCCCGTCAGCAGCCGCACGACCACCGGGGCGAGCAGGAGGTCACCGTATGAGCGACGCACCGCGGACCGGCCGCCACCCGGCCGACTTCGAGGGGATGGCCGCCCTCGTCACCGGCGGCGGCTCCGGCATCGGGGCGGCCACCGCCGCGCTGCTGCTGGCGCGCGGCGCGCGGGTCGCCGTCCTGGACCGGGACCCGGCCGGCGCGCCCGCCGGGGCGATCCCGGTCACGGCCGATGTGACCTCCGACGCCGCCGTACGGGCCGCCGTCGGCGAAGCGGTGGGGGAGCTGGGCGCCCTGCACACCCTCGTCGGCAACGCCGGGACCGGCGCCGTCGGCACCGTCGAGGACAACGACGACGCGGAGTGGAGCCGGGTCCTGGACGTCAATGTGCTGGGGCTGGTGCGCACCGCCCGCGCCGCGCTGCCGGCGCTGCGCCGCACCGCCGCAGGCGCCCCTGGCCGGGTCTCCATCACCCACACCTGCTCCATCGCCGCCACCGCGGGCCTGCCGCAGCGCGCGCTGTACGGCGCCAGCAAGGGCGCGGTGCTCTCGCTGACCCTCGCGATGGCCGCCGACCACCTCCGCGAGGGCATCCGCGTCAACTGCGTCAACCCGGGCACCGCCGACACCCCGTGGGTCGGCCGGCTGCTGGACCGCGCCGACGACCCGGTCGCCGAACGCGCCGCCCTCCACGCCCGCCAGCCGATGGGCCGGATGGTCACCGCCGACGAAGTCGCCGCCGCCATCGCCTCGTTGGCGTCCCCGTCCGCCTCCGGCATCACCGGGACGGCGCTCGCCGTGGACGGGGGGATGCAGGGGGTACGACTGCGGCCCGCAACGTGAACCGGGCCGTCCGGTCGCCCTTCGCCCGTCCGTACACCACGACCAAGGGACCACCCATGAGATTGCGTACGACCGGCGCGGCGGCCTGTGCCGCGGTGCTCGCCCTCGCCGCGCTCACCGGCTGCAACCGCGGCAGTGACACCGCGGGCGGCAGGATCGGCATCGATATGCCCCGTACGGACACCGACTTCTGGAACTCCTACCAGCAGTACCTGGAGAAGGACCTGGACGACGGCGGCCCGGCAGCGCTGCCGCTGTCCAACTCGCAGAACGACATCGCCAAGGTCGTCTCCAATGTGCAGGCGCTGACCGACCAGGGCGCCGGAGCGATCGTGATGGCACCGCAGGACACCGGCGCCATCTCCGCCGAGCTGCAGCGCCTGGCGGAGAAGAAGATCCCGGTGGTGAGCGTGGACACCCGCCCCGACGAGGGCAAGGTCTACATGGTCGTACGCGCCGACAACCGCGCCTACGGGGAGAAGTCCTGCGAATACCTCGGCCGGCAGTTGGGCGGCAAGGGGCGGGTGGCCGAACTCCAGGGTGATCTCAGCTCGGTCAACGGACGGGACCGCTCCGAGGCGTTCGCGGCCTGTATGAAGCGGAAGTTCCCGAAGATCACCGTGCATGAGCTGGCCACGGACTGGAAGGGCGAGGTCGCCTCCGCCAAGCTGCAGAGCCTGCTCGCCCAGCATCCGGACCTCAACGGCATCTACATGCAGGCCGGCGGCGCCTTCCTGCAGCCGACGCTCGCCCTCCTGGAGCAGAAGAAGCTGCTCCGGCCGGCCGGCTCCGACGGGCACATCACCATCATCTCCAACGACGGCATCCCGGACGAACTGGACGCGATCCGGGTCGGGAAGATCGACGCCACCCTCTCCCAGCCCGCCGACCTCTACGCCAAGTACGCGCTCCACTACGCCAAGGCCGGCCTGGACGGCAAGACCTTCAAGCCGGGGCCGACCGATCACGGCTCCACCATCGTGAAGATCAAGAACGGTCTGGAGGACCAGCTGCCGGCGCCCCTGGTCACCAAGGACACCGTGGACGACAAGAAGCTGTGGGCCAATCAGCTGGAAAAGAAGAAGTAGCGGCCGTGGAGACCCACGACCGGGCGGCGGCGGTGCACGCCGAGGGGATCGTCAAACGCTACGGGCCCACCGTCGCCCTCGACGGCGCCCGGCTGACCGTACGGCCCGGTGAGGCGCATGCCCTCGTCGGCCGCAACGGGGCCGGCAAATCCACCCTGGTGTCCGTGCTGACCGGTATGGAACGCCCGGACGCCGGCCGGGTCACCTTCGGTGGGGAACCGGCGCCCGGCTGGGGCGACACCGCCGCCTGGCAGCGCAGGGTCGCCTGCGTCTACCAGAAGTCGATGACCGTGCCGGAGCTGACCGTCGCGGAGAACCTCTACCTGGGCCGCTTCCAGGGCGCGCGCACCATCCGCTGGCGGGCGCTGCACACCCGCGCCCGCGAACTGCTCGCCGAGTACGGCGTCGAGGTCGACACCGCCGCCCGGATCCGGGATCTCGGCGTCGAACAGCGGCAGTTCGTGGAGATCGCCCGCGCGCTGTCCTTCGGCGCCCGGCTGATCATCCTCGACGAGCCCACCGCCCGGCTCGACGCGGGCGGCATCGACCGGCTCTTCGCCAAGCTGCGCGCGCTGCGCGCCCAGGGCGTGGCCTTCCTGTTCATCTCGCACCATCTGCAGGAGGTCCACGAGCTCTGCGACACCGTCACCGTCTTCCGTGACGCCCGGCATGTGCTGACCGCGCCCGTGCCGGGGCTGGCCAAGGACGCGCTGGTGGCGGCGATGACGGGGGAGGAGCCGGCCGCCGTACGGCAGCCGCGGCCGGGCGTGCGCCGGGCGGGCGAGCCGGTGCTGCGGACCGAGGCCCTGGCCGTGGACGGGCACTTCGCGCCGCTCGACCTGACCGTACGGGCCGGTGAAGTGGTGGGGCTCGCGGGCGCCACGGCCGGCGGGAGCACCGCGATCGGCGAGACCCTGGTGGGGCTGCGGACGCCGGACGCCGGACGGATCGCGGTGCGCGGGCGCCCGGTCCGTACGGGCAGCGTCCCGCACGCCCTCGACGCGGGCATCGGCTATGTCCCCGAGGACCGGCACCGCGAGGGGCTGATCCCGCACCGCAGCGTCGCCGAGAACGCCACCCTCACCGTCACCGGCCGGCTCGGGCCGATGGGCACCGTACTGCCCTCCCGGACCCGCGCGTTCGCCCGGCGGATGATCGAGGCCCTCGACATCAAGGCGACCGGGCCCGGCCAGCCGGTGTCCGGGCTCTCCGGCGGCAACCAGCAGAAGGTCGTGATCGCCCGTGCGCTGGCCCGTGAGCCCGCGGTGCTGGTCGCCATCCGGCCCACCAACGGCGTCGACGTCAAGTCCAAGGACGCGCTGCTGGGCGTCGTACGGGAGGTCGCGGACGGCGGCAGCGGCGCCGTGATCGTCTCCGACGAGCTGGACGACCTCCGGGTCTGCGACCGGGTGCTGGCGGTCTTCCACGGCCGGGTGACCGCCGAATTCCCGGCCGGCTGGCGCGACCACGAACTGGTCGCCGCGATGGAGGGGATGGCCGCCGGCGGCCGCGGTCAGCACCAGCCGCCCGGCACCGGCGGCGGCCGGGACGCCGCACCGGACTCACCGGGCAGGGAAGGAACGGAAGGGACCGCGTCATGACCGAGACCGCATCGCCGCCGGCCACCGACGCGGTGGACCGGCCGCCGCCGCGCCGCCGGCCCCGGATCGAGCCGGCCCGCTGGCGGGACTTCTCCCTGGTGCCGGTGATCTTCGTGCTGGGCGTCATCGGCTTCATCGTGTCGCCCGCGTTCCTCACCCAGGACAACCTCATCGGCGTCATCCAGCAGTCCACCGAGCTGGGCCTGCTGGTGCTCGGCGAGGCGCTGATCCTCATCAGCGGGCGGATGGATCTGTCGCTGGAGTCGACCATCGGCCTGGCGCCGGTGCTCGCCCTGTGGCTGGTGATGCCCGCGGACGGCGCCCGCTTCGCCGGGCTGGAGCTCTTCCCCGCCTGGACGGCGATCCCGCTCTGCCTGGCCGTGGGCGCGGCGGTCGGCGCCGCCAACGGCTTCCTCATCCTCACCCTGCGGGTCAACGGCTTCATCGCCACCCTCGGCATGCTCACCATGCTCCGCGGCCTGCAAGTGGGCATCTCCGAGGGCCGGTCCATCGGCAATGTGCCGGAGTCCTTCGCCTATCTGGGCAAGGCCGACTGGCTGGGCGTACCGGCCGCCGTCTGGATCTGCCTCGCCCTCTTCGCGCTCGGCGGCGCGGCCCTCGGCTACCTCCGGCACGGGCGGGCGCTGTACGCCATCGGCGGCAACCCGGAGGCGGCCCGCGCGGCCGGCATCCGGGTGGACCGGCTCACCTGGATCGTGCTGGCCCTCGGCGGGGTGCTCGCCGCCTTTGCGGGGATCCTCTACACCGGCCACTACGGCGCGGTCTCCGCGAGCCAGGGCAACGGCTGGATCTTCCAGGTCTTCGCCGCCGCGGTGATCGGCGGGATCGGCCTCAAGGGCGGCCGGGGCACCCTCTTCGGCGCGCTCACCGGCGTCCTCACGCTCCAGCTCGTGATCAATGTGATGACGCTGGGCGGGGTGCCACCACTGTGGACGCAGTTCCTCAACGGCGTGATCATCATCGTCGCGCTGGTCATCTCCCGCTTCACCAGCGGCGAGAAGCAGGACTGAGGCCCGCCATGCGCTATCCCCCTTACGGGCCACGGGAGTTGGGACGTACCGGTGTCACCGTCCCGCCCCTGGGGCTGGGCTGTGCACCGCTCGGCAACCTCTACCGCGCCGTCCCGGAGGAGCAGGCCCGCGAGGTCGTCCACACCGCCCTCGCCACCGGCGCCGGCTACTTCGACACCGCACCCCACTACGGCGTGGGCCTGTCCGAGGAGCGCCTCGGCCGGGCGCTGCGCGGCCACGACCGCGCCTCCTACACCCTCTCCACCAAGGTCGGCCGCCGGCTGCGCCCGCTCGCCCCGGGGGAACGCGCGGCGGGCGAGGGCTTCGTGGACACCCCCGCGCGGGCCCGCGTACGGGACCTCTCCCGCGACGGCATCCGCGCCACCCTCGACGCGTCCCTGACGCGGCTCGGGGTGGACGCCGTCGACATCGTCTATCTGCACGACGTCGAGGACCAGCTGCGCGAGGTGTACGAGACGGGCTTCCCGGCCCTTGCGGAGCTGCGCGCACAGGGGGTGGTCCGGGCCATCGGATTCGGGATGAACCACAGCGCTCCGCTGGCCCGTCTGGTCGCCGACCTCGATGCCGACGTGGTGCTCTGCGCCGGCCGCTGGACCCTGCTGGAGCGCACCGCCGCCGGTGATCTGCTGCCGGTCTGCGCCCGCCGCGGCACCTCGGTGGTCGTCGGCGGCGTCTACAACTCCGGCCTGCTGGCCGACCCCTCACTCGGAGCGCCCTACAACTACGCCCCGGCCCCGGCCCCGTTGCTCGACCGCGCGCGTCAACTTGCCGCCTGCTGCGCAGAGTTCAATATCCCCCTCAAAGCGGCGGCGCTCCGCTTCCCTTTCGGACACCCTGCCATCGCCGCGGCCGTTGTCGGCGCCGCCACACCGGAGGAGATGGCCGAGAACGCGAGGCTGTTCACCCAGCAGATCCCGGACGAGCTGTGGCATACGCTCGTCGCCCGCGGCCTGCTCGACCCCGATCTGCCGCTGCCCCTGAACGACTGAGCCCGACCCCGGAGCGCGCCCCTGATGCGTATCGACGCCCATCACCACCTGTGGGACCTCAGCCGGCGGGAACAGCCCTGGATGGACGGGCCCTGGGCCGATCCGATCCGCCGCGGCTACGCGCTGTCCGACCTCACTCCTCATCTGGCCGAGCACGGCATCGACGGCACGGTCCTCGTCCAGTCGTCGTCCTCGTACGAGGAGACCGCCGAACTCCTCGCCCTCGCGGTGGGGGACGGCCCGGTCGCCGGTGTCGTCGGCTGGGCCGACCTCCGCGACCCGGCGCTCGCCGAGGTCCTCGCGGCGCTGCCCGCCGGTCTGGTCGGCATCCGCCACCAGGTGCAGGACGAACCGGACCCCGACTGGCTCACCCGCCCGGACGTGCTGCGCGGCCTGGGCGCCCTGGCCGGCGCCGGGCTGGTCTACGACCTGCTGGTCACCCCGCGCGAACTGCCCGCCGCACACACCGCGGTACGCGCCCTGCCCCAGCTTGCCTTTGTGCTGGACCATGCCGGCAAACCGCCGGTCGTCACGGGGGAGTGGCAGCCGTGGGCGGACGCCGTCACCGCCCTCGCCGCGCTCCCGAACGTCAGCTGCAAGCTGTCCGGGCTGGTCACCGAGGCGGACCGGGAAGCCTGGCGGCCGCAGCAGATCCTGCCCTACGCCCGGCACGTCCTGGACGCCTTCGGCCCCGGCCGGATGATGTTCGGCTCCGACTGGCCGGTGTGCACCCTGGCCGCCGGCTACGAGGACGTCGTGGCGCTCGCGGAGGCGGCCACCGGGCAGCTCGCGGCTGCGGAGCGGTCGGACGTCTTCGGGGGAACGGCCGGGCGGGTCTACGGGATCGGGACGCCGCCGGCACCCGCGCTCCCGGGCCGCTGACGTGGCGTCCGGATTCCGCCAGCCCAGGCCCCCGCCGCGCCGGAGGATCTAGTCGTACCGCGGGAAAGCCCCCGCGACCCGGTGACGCACCCGCGCCATCCCGTGGATTCCGCACGGCTGCGCCCGGCCACGGACGACTCGATACGAAGGTGATGACGATGACGGCGACGGCGACGACGGCGGCGACGACGGAGGCGGGGGACGGCACCCGGCCGCTCACCGGCAAGGCGGCCCTGGTGACCGGCGGGAGCCGGGGGATCGGCCGGGCGATCGCGCTGCGGCTGGCCGCCGACGGGGCGGCGGTGGCCCTGACCTACCGGAACGGGCAGGACCGGGCCGAACAGGTCGTCAAGGAGATCGAGCGGGCAGGCGGACAGGCCTGGGCCGTCCGGGCCGACTGCGGGGACGCGGAAGCGGTGTGGGCCTCGGTGGCCGGCACCGTCGACCGCTTCGGGCGGCTGGACATCCTGGTGAACAACGCCGGCGTCGGTGTGATCGGACCGTTCGAGGGGATCTCCCTCGACGATGTCGACCGGGTCCTGGGGACCAACGTCCGGGCGCCGTTCCTGGCGGCGCAGGCCGCGGCCGCGCATCTGACCGAGGGCGGCCGGATCATCTCCATCGGCAGCTGTATGGCCGAGCGGGTGGCCTTCCCCGGCGGCACCCTCTACGCCACCAGCAAGGCCGCGCTCACCGGCCTGACCAAGACCCTGGCCAGGGAACTGGGGCCGCGCGGCATCACCGCCAACCTCGTGCACCCGGGCCCCATCGACACCGATATGAACCCCGCCGACGGCGAGAGCGCGGCGATGCAGGCCGGGTTCACCGCGCTGGGGGCGTACGGCCGGGCCTCGGACGTCGCGGCGACCGTGGCCCATCTGGCGGGCGACGGCGGGCGGTACATCACGGGCGCCTCGATCGCCGTGGACGGAGGCTTCGCGGTCTGACCCAGGGCGCGGCGGCGGTGCCGGCCGGTCTCACAGCGAGGCGCGCAGCCACTGCTCCACGCTCGCGATGTGCACCGTCGCCCAGGCCCGCGCCGCCTCCGCGTCCCGGTCGCGCAGCGCGCCGAGGATCGCCCGGTGCTCGGTGAGGGTGCGGGCCACCGCATCCTTCTGGGTCAGTCCCCGCCAGACCCTGGCCCGGGTGGTCGGCCCGGACAGCCCCTCCAGCAGCGAGCAGAGCACGGAGTTGCCGGACGCCGCGACGATCCCGCGGTGGAACTCCAGATCACAGGCGACCAGATCCTCGACCGAGGGGCTCGGCCCCAGCGCGTTCAACTGGGCCTCCAGGGCGTCGAGTTCCTCCAGGCCTATCCGGCCGGCCGCCATCGCCGTGGCGGCCGGCTCCAGGATCCGGCGGACGGCGAGGAACTCCAGCACCGTGTCGTCGCGGTGGAAGTCCACCACGAAACTCATCGCCTCCAGCAGGAGTTGCGGATCGAGGCTGGTGACATAGGTGCCGTCGCCCTGGCGCACATCCAGGATGCGGATGAGGGAGAGCGCGCGCACCGCCTCGCGCAGTGAGTTGCGGGACAGTCCGAGCTCGGAAGCCAGCTCGCTCTCCTTCGGCAGCCGGTCGCCCGGCCGCAGCGCCCCGGAGACGATCATGCCCTTGATCTTCTCGATGGCCTCGTCGGTGACCGCCATGCCGACCTCCCCGCTGGACCCGCCCGGATACCGTCCCAGACATCCGATGTCTCGGCTCATTATGACCGGTCACGGCGGCCCCAGCCGCTCCCGTACGCGGCCCAGTCCTCCTCCGTGGCGGCGAAGTCGACATACAGCGCCGTTCCGAACCGCCGGCGGCCCGGGTCCTCACGGGTCAGCCCCAGACGTATGCCCCGGACCGCGGCCCGCACCGTCTCCGCCGAGGCGTGATGGCCGACGCTCTCGGTGTGGAAGAACGGCAGCCCCATCAGCAGATCGGTGTGCGGCCCCGTCGCCGCCAGCGCCAGCCGGGTCTGCTGCGCCACATAGCCGCCGTAGAGGCTCTCGGCCGGCAGTCCGGTGTCGTACGACATCAGCGCGATCTGGTCGACCCGGCGCGCCACCTGACCGAAGAACCGCTGGGATATCCACTTGCGGTGGCCCGTCAGCGCCCCGCTGACCGTGTGCAGTCCGGGCAGCGGATCGATCTGGTGGACCGCGACGGACAGCACCGCTCCCCGGCCCCGGACCGCGGGCCCGAGCCGGTCCAGCAGCCGCAGATAGTCGGTGTTGCCGGAGTGCAGCGGCTCCAGATCGAGATGCACGCCGGCGAACCCGGCCGCCAGCACCTGACGGGCACTGGCCACGATCGCCGCACGGGCCGAGGCGTCCGACAGCCGGAGCCCGCCCCGCTCACCCGGCGCGTACACCAGCCGGTCGCCCAGCCAGGCGTGCACCCGCACCGACGGCAGCGCGCGGTGCAGCGCGGAGAGCAGCCAACGGGCCCGCGGGTAGGCCGCGCGGGCCGGCGGCAGGGTGCCGTCGTGCTCCAACGGCCCGGCGTGGACGTACAGATCACGGATGCCGGAGCCCTGGAGACGCCGGCGCAGCGCCGCGACGTCGGAGGCGTCCCGCCGGCCGTCCACCCAGGCATGGCCGAGCCAGAGCGCGTCGCGCCCGCGGGTCGTGGCCTGCGGAGCCGCCTCGCCCGCGTACTGGGCGCGCAGCGCCGTCCCCGCCAGTGTCACCGGCAGCACGATCAGCACGGCGACCGTCCAGGCCGCCCACTTCACCACCCGCCGCCATCGTGGCCGCGCCATCGTCACCCCCCGTTGATGCGTTCCGGTCCACATCATCGCAGCCGCCACTGACAGTGACCGCCGACGGCCGCCCCGCCCGGCTCCGCCCCTCCCGACACGGCGATGGGGCGGCCCCGTGGACCGCCCCATCGTCACTCGCTGCACGCGCCCTGGCGTGCCGTCAGCTGTTCAGCCGTTCTCAGCCGTGGTCCGCCGGCGTCACTCCGCCAGCATGTCCTTGACCTTGGTCCGGACGTCCTCCGAGTCGAGGCCCCGGATCATCAGGGTCGTACGGCGGCGCAGCACATCGTCGACCGTCTCGGCCCACTCGTGGTCGCGGGCGTAGGCGACCTGCGCCCAGATCTCCGGGGCGTCGGGGTGGATGCGCTCGGCCAGCGCCGGGTTCTCGTTCGCCAGCCGGGCGATGTCGAAGGA
This genomic stretch from Streptomyces nigrescens harbors:
- a CDS encoding FadR/GntR family transcriptional regulator, with protein sequence MAVTDEAIEKIKGMIVSGALRPGDRLPKESELASELGLSRNSLREAVRALSLIRILDVRQGDGTYVTSLDPQLLLEAMSFVVDFHRDDTVLEFLAVRRILEPAATAMAAGRIGLEELDALEAQLNALGPSPSVEDLVACDLEFHRGIVAASGNSVLCSLLEGLSGPTTRARVWRGLTQKDAVARTLTEHRAILGALRDRDAEAARAWATVHIASVEQWLRASL
- a CDS encoding SDR family NAD(P)-dependent oxidoreductase, whose product is MTATATTAATTEAGDGTRPLTGKAALVTGGSRGIGRAIALRLAADGAAVALTYRNGQDRAEQVVKEIERAGGQAWAVRADCGDAEAVWASVAGTVDRFGRLDILVNNAGVGVIGPFEGISLDDVDRVLGTNVRAPFLAAQAAAAHLTEGGRIISIGSCMAERVAFPGGTLYATSKAALTGLTKTLARELGPRGITANLVHPGPIDTDMNPADGESAAMQAGFTALGAYGRASDVAATVAHLAGDGGRYITGASIAVDGGFAV